The sequence below is a genomic window from Methanoculleus sp. 7T.
CTCCTATCACATCGACAACCTCCTCGACGCCGGGCTCCTCGAGGTCATGGAGACCCGTTGGAGCGAGAAAGGGCGCGAGGTGAAGGTCTACGGCCTTGCGAACCAGGTGCTCATCATCGCGTCGCCGGAAAGCGACCTCCGGTCGGTTCTGCAGAAGTACGCGACGCTCTTTGGCATCGTCGTCCTCGCAAGCCTCGGGCTCTGGGCGCTCCTCCCGGCGGTGCTACCCGCCCTCGGGGGTGTGCCGCCCGAGCCGAGGCTCGCCGGGGGCGTGGAAGAGGTCTCTGCGTTCAGGGCACCCCCCATGGACAATGCCGCCGGTACGCCGCCGGTCCATG
It includes:
- a CDS encoding ArsR/SmtB family transcription factor, which produces MVDEVVVIQPGDERAQKIARAMASQTANAVIQAFGSGPLTSSEVARRMGIPITTASYHIDNLLDAGLLEVMETRWSEKGREVKVYGLANQVLIIASPESDLRSVLQKYATLFGIVVLASLGLWALLPAVLPALGGVPPEPRLAGGVEEVSAFRAPPMDNAAGTPPVHDLVMGFFFGACAVLLALLAYEVYYWWRTSPRYRVEKEQDE